One genomic region from Natrinema sp. DC36 encodes:
- a CDS encoding HalOD1 output domain-containing protein, with protein MTRNGMKSNGLCTRIIETVAKREQTDPEELQTLYDVINPDVLNRLFRPKMDETERSGRVEFPYNDYMVIIDFDDKPEITLKE; from the coding sequence ATGACACGGAATGGGATGAAAAGCAATGGTCTTTGCACTAGAATAATTGAAACGGTTGCAAAAAGAGAACAAACAGATCCAGAAGAACTCCAAACGTTATACGATGTGATCAACCCAGATGTACTTAACAGGCTCTTTAGACCGAAAATGGATGAAACAGAACGATCGGGACGAGTTGAGTTTCCATACAATGACTATATGGTCATCATCGATTTTGATGATAAGCCAGAAATAACACTTAAAGAGTAA
- a CDS encoding right-handed parallel beta-helix repeat-containing protein, with product MSSQSTNVAAAQNQGSGNGITVSDSGTTIDDSTNHIDFGASLSASESSEDTVEIQEKTNPYTVNVRTDLGVQPEQDDLWGAIKDHYTSRPPTERNHRYEIPAGTWYVETDNIHFDAHEFLSIVGDPYATLKVTDQDVDRLMTVGRIDDSLPHAQSTVMKNLEVDIRGDYDAGICRWYTYTYGLIQNVSMRGRRDRRNPNFGGDRHTIMVDGRRVTTTNIIRGCHLNNGDTHYDRDTHVGHAIPFSSEIYNRGTNIWDGCQVSGYVDNGFYVSNNSGRNILRGCHARDCSGAGFRIGANDYIEDCRITMTEQPGYPWSGLWLQSGGGQMVKGLTIRNEVEKNTEIIRLTQDGPAHLTDVHITDKGGDGRAIRVADNDEAQTVFEGCTITDHSSPSISDYAVYISSSNVVFRDCEYDLNSQTEQDRHGFFVSRRGTNVDQLRMHNTQIEPDGASLRFGESGRAHNIESSNFDGLVMSDPGTTLEDVLWVGNRHRGTTAFRGERSQWQGDFNFGFDI from the coding sequence ATGAGTTCTCAGAGTACCAATGTTGCTGCAGCACAAAATCAGGGGTCGGGCAACGGAATAACCGTCAGCGACTCAGGGACGACTATCGACGATAGTACAAACCACATAGACTTCGGGGCGTCACTCTCGGCAAGCGAATCCAGCGAGGATACCGTCGAAATCCAGGAAAAGACAAACCCATACACCGTCAATGTTCGAACCGATCTTGGAGTCCAGCCCGAGCAGGACGACCTGTGGGGCGCGATCAAGGACCACTACACCTCGCGTCCACCTACGGAACGGAACCACCGCTACGAGATTCCCGCCGGGACGTGGTACGTCGAGACCGATAACATCCACTTCGACGCCCACGAGTTTCTGAGCATCGTTGGCGATCCGTACGCGACGCTCAAGGTCACTGATCAAGACGTCGACCGGCTGATGACTGTCGGACGGATCGACGATTCGCTCCCCCATGCGCAGAGTACGGTGATGAAGAATCTCGAGGTCGACATCCGCGGCGACTACGACGCCGGCATCTGTCGCTGGTACACCTATACGTACGGGCTGATCCAGAACGTCTCCATGCGCGGTCGACGTGACAGGCGTAACCCCAACTTCGGCGGCGATCGACACACGATCATGGTCGACGGCCGGCGGGTCACAACGACGAACATCATCAGGGGCTGCCACCTCAACAACGGCGACACCCACTACGATCGGGATACCCACGTCGGGCACGCGATTCCGTTCAGTTCGGAGATCTACAACCGTGGTACAAACATCTGGGACGGCTGCCAGGTGAGTGGCTACGTCGACAACGGGTTCTATGTGTCAAACAACTCTGGTCGGAATATCCTTCGTGGTTGCCACGCCCGCGACTGCTCCGGTGCGGGGTTCCGTATCGGCGCTAACGATTACATCGAGGACTGCCGCATTACGATGACCGAGCAGCCAGGATACCCCTGGTCCGGTCTCTGGCTCCAGTCCGGCGGTGGCCAGATGGTCAAAGGGCTTACCATCCGAAACGAGGTCGAAAAGAACACCGAGATAATTCGCCTAACACAGGATGGGCCGGCACACCTGACGGACGTCCACATCACCGACAAAGGGGGTGACGGGCGCGCAATTCGCGTTGCCGATAACGATGAGGCACAGACGGTGTTCGAAGGCTGTACGATCACCGATCACTCGAGCCCGAGTATCTCCGATTACGCGGTCTACATTAGTTCGTCGAACGTCGTCTTCAGAGACTGTGAGTACGATCTCAACTCTCAGACGGAGCAGGACCGCCACGGCTTCTTCGTCAGCAGACGGGGCACTAATGTAGATCAGCTTCGCATGCATAACACGCAGATTGAACCGGATGGTGCAAGTCTCCGATTCGGCGAGAGTGGCCGGGCTCACAACATCGAGAGTTCGAACTTCGACGGACTCGTGATGAGCGACCCCGGGACCACGCTCGAGGACGTGCTGTGGGTCGGCAACCGCCACCGCGGGACGACGGCCTTCCGAGGCGAACGGTCACAGTGGCAGGGTGACTTCAACTTCGGGTTCGATATCTAG
- a CDS encoding histidine kinase dimerization/phospho-acceptor domain-containing protein, with amino-acid sequence MSSWKSLVNTFGGRPAILVLGGLYISSTIGVYNAEVTSGTPISNALFLAFFVFAPGGILLIGGYWLPRTSINPEFYRTVTIWCLSAIGLLSGLLAVYHLSPNTSIDNPVQTILIITGFVVVPAFVGGVSAAKSKTRAFDLEQRNQELQEAHIELEEREVELQRVQERMEFALTNTDAVVWEWDTENDQASYYPSEESLFGTTIENWEDFVAVIHPDDRDAVQQAIDESLETGEPKHEEARIVRNGEIRWIEAPGQPVTDGSGLTRMIGVAHDITDRKTFEQQLQSSNKRLEQFAYVASHDLQEPLRMITSYLNLLENRYTDELDDESHEFIEYAVDGSERMREMIQDLLAYSRLDTDARPLEPTDAEAVVDDVLNNPNFKSKRPVPTSSLENYRQWKLTITSSNKCFRTSSQTPSSIRMMRSRGSR; translated from the coding sequence ATGAGCAGCTGGAAGTCGCTCGTGAACACCTTCGGCGGAAGGCCCGCCATTCTAGTCCTCGGTGGGCTCTACATCAGCTCAACTATCGGAGTATACAATGCAGAAGTGACAAGCGGCACACCCATTTCGAACGCCCTCTTTCTCGCGTTTTTCGTCTTTGCTCCAGGGGGAATCCTCCTCATCGGTGGATACTGGCTGCCACGGACTTCCATCAACCCGGAGTTCTACCGAACGGTGACCATTTGGTGTCTAAGTGCGATCGGATTGTTGAGTGGCTTGCTCGCGGTGTATCATCTCTCTCCAAATACCAGTATTGACAACCCCGTCCAAACGATTCTCATCATTACGGGGTTTGTCGTCGTCCCGGCGTTCGTTGGTGGAGTTTCCGCAGCGAAGTCAAAAACCAGAGCGTTCGATCTCGAACAGCGTAACCAGGAACTCCAAGAGGCACACATTGAGTTGGAGGAACGTGAGGTCGAACTTCAGCGCGTTCAAGAACGGATGGAGTTCGCATTGACTAACACCGACGCCGTGGTGTGGGAGTGGGATACCGAAAACGACCAGGCGTCGTACTATCCTTCTGAAGAGTCCTTGTTCGGCACCACCATCGAAAATTGGGAGGACTTCGTCGCCGTAATCCATCCAGATGACAGAGACGCAGTCCAACAAGCAATCGATGAGTCTCTCGAAACCGGCGAGCCAAAGCACGAGGAGGCCCGTATTGTCCGGAATGGTGAGATTCGGTGGATCGAAGCTCCCGGTCAACCGGTAACTGACGGCAGCGGGTTGACACGGATGATCGGCGTGGCGCACGACATAACTGACCGCAAAACGTTTGAGCAACAGCTACAGTCCTCGAATAAGCGGCTTGAGCAGTTCGCCTACGTCGCATCTCACGACCTCCAAGAACCCCTCCGAATGATCACAAGTTATCTCAACCTACTCGAAAATCGTTATACCGACGAACTTGACGATGAATCTCATGAGTTCATCGAGTACGCCGTCGATGGCTCGGAGCGGATGCGGGAGATGATTCAGGATCTCTTGGCGTACTCCCGGCTTGATACTGATGCCAGACCCCTTGAGCCCACGGATGCCGAGGCAGTTGTCGACGATGTCCTCAATAACCCCAACTTCAAGTCGAAGAGACCGGTACCGACGTCATCGTTGGAGAACTACCGACAGTGGAAGCTGACGATAACCAGCTCAAACAAGTGTTTCAGAACCTCATCTCAAACGCCATCAAGTATCAGAATGATGAGAAGCCGCGGATCGAGATAA
- a CDS encoding ATP-binding protein has product MFQNLISNAIKYQNDEKPRIEISATRSDGMCLFKIVDNGIGMDPVYTGQIFEVFNRLHTTQEYSGTGIGLALCKRIVERHGGDIWVESEPGEGSTFFFTVPFVDQLVD; this is encoded by the coding sequence GTGTTTCAGAACCTCATCTCAAACGCCATCAAGTATCAGAATGATGAGAAGCCGCGGATCGAGATAAGTGCTACACGATCTGACGGGATGTGCCTGTTCAAAATCGTCGACAACGGTATTGGGATGGATCCGGTGTACACGGGTCAGATCTTCGAGGTATTCAATCGGCTCCACACCACTCAGGAATACTCCGGAACAGGGATCGGCCTGGCACTCTGTAAAAGGATCGTCGAGCGACACGGTGGCGATATCTGGGTGGAGTCAGAACCCGGGGAAGGGTCGACGTTCTTCTTCACGGTTCCGTTTGTCGATCAACTAGTTGATTAA
- a CDS encoding HalOD1 output domain-containing protein, with protein sequence MSDRQLLFEIVDALETEGLGRDEYQLQRVIDVEALEQLVDSANDDLEIRFSVGEFRVLVTQSDVRILTNP encoded by the coding sequence ATGAGTGATCGGCAGCTCCTCTTCGAAATCGTCGACGCGCTCGAAACGGAGGGACTCGGTCGTGACGAGTACCAATTGCAACGGGTGATCGACGTCGAAGCACTTGAGCAACTCGTGGACTCGGCGAACGATGACCTCGAGATTAGATTCTCGGTCGGAGAGTTTCGTGTCCTCGTCACGCAGTCCGATGTACGGATCCTCACCAATCCGTAG
- a CDS encoding DUF955 domain-containing protein, with amino-acid sequence MTTSDCSQVSFDDSDTRRDEMHSTMEVWVEDLVDEVDKAVSSEQFQEWVGVQSRFHDYSYRNTLLITRQCPHATHVAGYRTWQNEFDRHVKEGESAIWIWAPIIAKQCPECENSPSYHDQGDCEYDETSPAEWSEGLVGFRPAPVFDISQTEGEPLTELETEATGEADGLVPALLEGASMLDVEAEVVSPAEWSHGDASGVCQYRSPAQRPLIEVRDRENSADLAVTTVHEYAHALLHGAVDDETERSKRELEAEAVGYIVGRYFGLDTSGSAFYLAAWEGEESEVILDRLKRISSTAAEIIDVVDEVIADE; translated from the coding sequence ATGACTACGAGCGACTGTTCGCAGGTGTCCTTCGATGATTCGGACACCAGACGTGACGAGATGCACAGTACGATGGAAGTCTGGGTCGAAGACCTCGTCGACGAGGTTGACAAAGCAGTCTCGAGTGAGCAATTCCAGGAGTGGGTCGGTGTCCAGAGCCGCTTTCACGATTACTCCTACCGAAATACGCTGCTAATCACTCGGCAGTGTCCGCACGCAACTCACGTCGCTGGCTATCGAACGTGGCAAAACGAGTTCGACCGGCATGTGAAAGAAGGCGAGAGTGCAATCTGGATCTGGGCACCGATCATCGCGAAGCAGTGCCCCGAGTGTGAGAACTCGCCGTCGTACCACGATCAAGGTGACTGCGAATACGACGAGACGTCACCAGCAGAGTGGTCGGAAGGTCTCGTCGGCTTTCGGCCAGCACCAGTCTTCGATATTTCACAAACCGAAGGGGAGCCACTGACCGAACTCGAGACCGAGGCGACCGGAGAGGCCGACGGACTGGTGCCAGCGCTCCTCGAGGGAGCTTCGATGCTTGACGTGGAAGCCGAGGTCGTTTCTCCAGCGGAGTGGTCTCACGGTGATGCTAGCGGCGTGTGTCAGTACCGCTCTCCCGCGCAGCGACCACTGATCGAGGTCCGCGATCGTGAGAACAGCGCCGACCTCGCCGTAACGACTGTCCACGAGTACGCCCACGCACTCTTGCACGGTGCTGTCGACGACGAAACCGAACGCTCGAAACGCGAACTCGAGGCGGAAGCCGTCGGCTACATCGTCGGTCGGTATTTCGGGCTGGATACGAGTGGGTCGGCGTTCTACCTCGCTGCATGGGAGGGCGAAGAGTCGGAGGTCATCCTCGACCGACTCAAGCGAATCAGTTCGACCGCTGCGGAGATTATCGATGTCGTCGACGAGGTGATCGCAGATGAGTGA
- a CDS encoding transcription initiation factor IIB family protein: MATRDIYTTFGEGVQTTTTNCRDCGGSVRTIDHETVCEDCGRILEDTKLDQGPDWGRHDEQGSKRRTGAPLTPTRHDRGLSTEIGYKQDGHGNALSNTKLRQLNRLRREQSRAQWQSKAERNLAYGLGEIRRIVTSLGLAQSIRDQACSLFRTAQSAQLCRGRSLEAVAAASVYATTRCNGLGRSRAEVAACACCDQQRLTNAYTAMNVELELPTQPIAATDRIPRLATELEVPDQVRRQALELAQKARERRLTIGCRPSGVAAGCLYLAVQRVGFCLSQQRIADIAGTSPNTLRSRRDELLEMEAET; this comes from the coding sequence ATGGCAACGAGAGACATCTACACGACGTTTGGCGAAGGAGTTCAGACGACTACAACTAACTGTCGAGACTGTGGCGGCAGCGTTCGAACGATTGACCACGAGACGGTCTGTGAGGACTGTGGACGTATCCTCGAGGACACCAAACTAGACCAAGGACCGGACTGGGGTCGACATGACGAGCAGGGATCCAAGAGACGGACCGGTGCCCCGCTGACACCGACACGCCACGACCGAGGCCTCTCCACCGAGATCGGGTACAAGCAAGACGGACATGGAAACGCCCTCTCGAACACGAAGCTCCGACAATTGAACCGGCTGCGTCGCGAACAGTCCCGTGCCCAGTGGCAGTCGAAAGCCGAACGGAACCTCGCCTATGGACTCGGTGAAATCCGGCGGATCGTCACAAGTCTCGGCCTCGCACAGAGTATCCGGGATCAGGCGTGTTCGCTGTTTCGAACTGCACAGTCTGCACAGCTCTGTCGCGGACGATCGCTCGAGGCGGTGGCTGCAGCCAGCGTCTACGCAACCACTCGGTGTAACGGACTTGGACGATCACGGGCCGAAGTCGCAGCCTGTGCATGTTGTGATCAGCAGAGACTCACCAACGCCTACACCGCGATGAACGTCGAACTCGAGTTACCGACACAGCCGATTGCAGCAACAGATCGGATTCCACGGCTTGCGACAGAACTCGAGGTCCCAGATCAGGTTCGTCGACAAGCACTCGAACTCGCACAGAAGGCACGCGAACGCAGACTGACGATCGGCTGCCGGCCGAGTGGCGTCGCAGCGGGCTGTCTCTATCTCGCTGTCCAGCGAGTCGGATTCTGTCTCTCGCAACAACGGATCGCCGATATCGCAGGAACATCACCGAACACGCTCCGCAGTCGGCGAGACGAGTTACTCGAGATGGAAGCCGAAACCTGA